A DNA window from Vagococcus penaei contains the following coding sequences:
- a CDS encoding IS3 family transposase (programmed frameshift), with protein sequence MLERKPRRTFTKEFKQQMVDLYQSGKPRIDIIRDYELTPSTFDRWVKQGTTTGSFKEKDNLTPEQKELIKLRKELKMLEMENDILKQAALIFGPKRQVIKANKHKYSISAMCRVLKISRQTYYYQEKKPLLESELEEIVEMIFRQNKKAYGARKIKKALSLEGIILSRRKIRRIMRHRNLVSVYTKAYFKVVSSNVNESKITNQLKRHFNSVMPLEKVVTDLTYVKVGNRWHYVCLILDLFNREIIGFSCGASKDAELVKQAFYTIPYALTNIQLFHTDRGKEFDNQVIDTILNTFNIKRSLSRKGNPWDNAVAESTYKSFKAEFVYPNQFETLKELSVALYDYVHWWNHFRIHGALNYVTPLSIRAQRLAIASLEDESNCDTCEIAG encoded by the exons ATGTTAGAACGTAAACCAAGAAGAACTTTTACCAAAGAATTTAAACAACAAATGGTAGATCTTTACCAATCAGGAAAACCTAGAATAGATATTATTCGTGACTATGAGTTAACTCCTTCAACTTTTGATAGGTGGGTAAAACAAGGAACAACCACAGGTTCATTCAAAGAAAAAGATAATTTAACACCTGAACAAAAGGAATTAATCAAACTCAGAAAAGAACTTAAAATGCTTGAAATGGAAAATGATATTTTAAAGCAAGCGGCGCTGATATTCGGAC CGAAAAGGCAAGTAATTAAAGCCAACAAACATAAATATTCTATATCAGCGATGTGCCGAGTCCTTAAAATATCAAGACAAACTTACTATTATCAGGAAAAGAAGCCATTACTAGAAAGTGAACTAGAAGAAATTGTGGAAATGATTTTTCGCCAAAATAAAAAAGCTTATGGCGCTCGTAAAATAAAAAAAGCACTTAGTTTAGAAGGCATCATTCTCAGTAGAAGAAAAATTAGAAGGATTATGCGACACAGAAACCTCGTTTCTGTGTATACGAAAGCTTATTTTAAGGTGGTATCTTCTAATGTGAATGAGTCTAAAATAACCAATCAATTAAAACGTCATTTTAACTCCGTTATGCCATTAGAAAAAGTTGTCACCGATTTAACTTATGTCAAGGTTGGCAATCGTTGGCACTATGTCTGTTTAATTCTTGATTTATTTAATCGAGAAATCATTGGATTTAGTTGTGGGGCATCAAAAGATGCCGAATTAGTTAAACAGGCATTTTATACGATTCCGTACGCCTTAACAAACATTCAGTTGTTTCATACTGATAGAGGAAAAGAATTTGATAACCAAGTGATTGATACCATACTAAATACATTTAATATCAAGCGATCGTTGAGTAGAAAAGGAAATCCCTGGGATAATGCCGTCGCCGAGTCAACTTATAAATCCTTTAAAGCAGAGTTCGTTTATCCCAATCAGTTTGAGACACTAAAAGAATTATCTGTGGCTCTTTATGACTATGTTCATTGGTGGAATCATTTCAGAATACACGGAGCATTGAATTATGTCACTCCGCTTAGTATCAGAGCTCAGAGATTAGCGATAGCTTCCCTTGAGGATGAGTCAAACTGTGATACGTGTGAGATAGCGGGTTGA
- a CDS encoding DUF4767 domain-containing protein — protein MKKIVIIGVLMSGLLVGGCGQKKITDSDVTTKKSTKMSSETSQSQVTTETSHSSESSTTVEKEVKSTNLWNADKGKKLADFMLSWGQTMKQDYQEYSPTNNVDLYGLQLPKTVLERLDNWQAVVNDVPISLAWSDNGKSDAEYTLVAVFSDADSQPYMQKHVYFFTLVSGEPKVLVTSQNQGNNDNYLYFKETDNIELKNGFAAIVADE, from the coding sequence ATGAAAAAAATCGTAATTATTGGTGTTCTGATGAGTGGCCTGTTAGTTGGAGGATGTGGGCAGAAAAAGATAACTGATTCAGATGTAACGACAAAAAAATCGACAAAGATGAGTTCAGAAACTAGTCAGTCACAAGTGACAACTGAGACAAGTCATTCTTCTGAGTCTAGTACAACTGTTGAAAAAGAGGTTAAATCAACTAATCTTTGGAATGCTGATAAAGGCAAAAAACTTGCTGATTTTATGTTGAGCTGGGGGCAAACGATGAAACAAGATTATCAAGAATACAGCCCAACAAATAACGTTGATTTATATGGACTACAATTACCAAAAACCGTGTTAGAACGTCTTGATAATTGGCAAGCAGTAGTGAATGACGTACCAATATCATTAGCTTGGTCGGACAATGGGAAATCAGATGCTGAGTACACTTTAGTCGCCGTTTTTTCAGACGCTGATTCGCAACCATATATGCAAAAACATGTTTATTTCTTTACACTTGTATCTGGTGAGCCTAAAGTATTGGTAACGTCACAAAATCAAGGTAATAATGATAACTATTTATATTTTAAAGAAACGGATAATATTGAATTAAAAAATGGTTTTGCAGCGATTGTAGCGGATGAATAG